From a region of the Mercurialis annua linkage group LG1-X, ddMerAnnu1.2, whole genome shotgun sequence genome:
- the LOC126681209 gene encoding photosynthetic NDH subunit of subcomplex B 3, chloroplastic, producing MAAINFSIVSIRLPDFCSGSGKTHRSSITLQKRPLAAAASSSEYPSSPSVTEQPEIELEFIAPKAGSDGKYTVDRAKAISGDKLLRSIMLDNKLEQYGAYGKVMNCGGGGSCGTCIVEILDGKDLLNERTNTELRYLKKKPESWRLACQTIVGNKENSGKVVVQRLPQWKK from the exons ATGGCAGCCATTAATTTCAGCATTGTATCAATACGGTTACCGGATTTCTGTTCCGGTAGCGGAAAGACACATCGGAGTTCCATTACTCTTCAAAAAAGACCGCTCGCTGCGGCAGCAAGCTCATCGGAATATCCTTCTTCGCCTTCCGTAACTGAACAGCCTGAAATCGAGCTCGAATTTATTGCG CCGAAGGCAGGAAGTGACGGGAAGTATACGGTGGATAGAGCTAAGGCGATAAGCGGAGATAAATTATTGAGGAGTATTATGTTGGATAACAAGTTAGAGCAATACGGCGCGTAT GGGAAAGTGATGAATTGTGGAGGTGGTGGAAGCTGTGGAACCTGTATTGTGGAG ATTTTAGATGGAAAAGATCTTTTGAATGAGAGAACTAATACGGAACTCCGTTATTTGAAGAAG AAACCTGAATCTTGGAGGCTCGCGTGTCAAACAATAGTTGGCAATAAAGAGAACTCTGGCAAG GTTGTGGTTCAAAGGCTACCCCAATGGAAGAAATGA
- the LOC126681122 gene encoding pentatricopeptide repeat-containing protein At5g11310, mitochondrial, protein MRGHFRNFRMQPLCFIFCHLKPSNVTELIMRFSKLKTVCRLVSYSTTTDIRRPHRRSRLVLPPLPPPQVFPSTASNPNCSYNNDDFSTLCNLLSDSNLKHGQTLETALDRTGIKPEPSLLQSVFDHFNTSPRLVHALFLWAGKNPEFQSSATLFNSVINALGKLKEFDSAWCLILARISLVSSDTFAILIRRYTRAGRPQSAIRTLEYAVSLSLMCNDSVVLMEILLDSLCKEGHVRVAKEYFDRKKQMGPSWAPSVRMYNILLNGWFRSRKLKHAERLWLEMKQENVRPSVVTYGTLVEGLCRMRRVDMAVELLDDMKKEGIEGNAIVYNPIIDALAEEGRFKEVSGKMEYLLQSESGPTISTYNSLVKGYCKARDLVGASKVLKMMISRGVNPTPTTYNYFFRHFSKFGMIEEGMNLYTKMIESGYIPDRLTFHLLLKMLCEQERLDLAVQISNEMKAKGCEMDLDTSTMLIHLFCIAHRFQEAFKEFEDMLRKGIVPQYLTYQRLNDELRKRGMVEMARNLRDLMSSVPHSTNLPNTYSVEADALRRARRSSILQKAEAMSEILKTCNDPRELVKHRSSSQNPLSSANRLIEDIKRRCNMT, encoded by the exons atgCGAGGGCATTTTCGTAATTTCCGTATGCAACCTTTGTGCTTTATATTTTGCCACCTGAAACCTTCTAATGTTACCGAGTTGATAATGAGGTTTTCAAAGCTGAAAACGGTTTGTCGTTTGGTCTCATACTCGACAACGACAGACATCCGACGTCCTCACCGCCGTTCTAGATTGGTTTTACCGCCGCTACCGCCACCTCAAGTGTTCCCGTCTACAGCTTCAAACCCTAACTGTTCATACAACAACGATGACTTCTCTACTCTATGCAACCTACTCAGCGATTCGAACCTTAAACACGGACAGACTCTAGAAACCGCCTTGGACCGAACAGGAATCAAACCGGAACCGAGTCTGTTACAGTCAGTGTTTGATCATTTCAATACTTCTCCTAGATTGGTACATGCTCTGTTTCTTTGGGCCGGGAAGAATCCAGAGTTTCAATCATCTGCGACGCTGTTTAATTCGGTAATCAATGCGCTCGGTAAACTGAAGGAATTTGATTCTGCTTGGTGTCTAATTCTTGCTCGGATTAGTTTGGTTTCAAGTGATACATTTGCAATTCTTATCAGAAGGTACACTCGCGCAG GACGGCCCCAATCCGCGATTAGGACGTTAGAGTATGCGGTTAGTTTAAGTTTAATGTGTAATGATTCTGTTGTGTTGATGGAAATTTTGTTGGATTCACTTTGTAAAGAAGGGCATGTTAGAGTTGCTAAAGAGtattttgatagaaaaaagCAAATGGGGCCTTCTTGGGCTCCGTCTGTTCGGATGTATAATATACTACTGAATGGATGGTTTCGGTCAAGAAAGCTTAAACATGCGGAGAGGCTTTGGTTGGAAATGAAACAGGAGAATGTGAGACCGAGTGTTGTGACTTACGGTACTCTGGTTGAAGGGTTATGCCGAATGCGTCGTGTTGATATGGCGGTTGAGTTGTTAGATGATATGAAAAAGGAAGGCATAGAAGGAAATGCAATTGTGTATAATCCGATTATTGATGCATTGGCTGAAGAAGGTAGGTTTAAAGAGGTATCTGGGAAGATGGAATATCTGTTGCAATCTGAATCTGGCCCCACTATTTCTACGTATAATTCTTTGGTAAAGGGTTATTGCAAGGCTAGGGATCTTGTTGGTGCTAGCAAGGTACTGAAAATGATGATTAGTAGGGGGGTTAACCCAACCCCTACAACATATAATTATTTCTTTAGgcatttttcaaaatttgggATGATTGAGGAGGGAATGAACCTTTATACTAAGATGATCGAATCTGGATACATCCCGGATCGGctaacttttcatcttttgttGAAGATGTTATGTGAGCAAGAAAGGCTGGACTTGGCTGTTCAGATTAGCAACGAAATGAAAGCTAAGGGATGTGAGATGGACTTAGATACTAGCACCATGTTGATTCATTTGTTCTGCATAGCGCATAGATTCCAAGAGGCATTTAAGGAGTTTGAAGACATGTTACGGAAAGGTATAGTTCCTCAATATCTTACTTACCAGAGACTGAATGACGAGTTAAGGAAACGAGGGATGGTTGAAATGGCACGGAATTTAAGAGATTTGATGTCTTCCGTCCCTCATTCAACGAACTTGCCCAATACATATAGCGTAGAAGCGGATGCACTGCGGCGTGCAAGGAGATCTTCTATATTACAGAAAGCTGAAGCAATGTCTGAAATACTGAAGACTTGTAATGATCCGAGAGAACTTGTTAAGCATAGAAGCTCGTCACAAAATCCGCTATCGAGTGCAAATCGGTTGATCGAGGATATTAAAAGAAGATGCAACATGACATGA